A window of Polycladomyces subterraneus genomic DNA:
GACAAGGACTTGGAACGCTTGGTGCACGCCATCGATGCAAGGCTGCATGATGCGGCCGTCATCGGGCGGGCGGAAATCCCTGCAGAGAAAGGCGATTGGCTGGCTTTGCTCCACAGACGGGCGCAGGTACAGGAAACGGAAATGGACGGTTCGTGCCTCAAAATTACCTTTCGCATGCCCAAGCGGCGCTTTGATCGTCTTCCCTCTGATTTACGGTCACACATTCAAATTCTGTCAATGTAGAAGTGGTGTGGTAGAGTGGTCAAGTATTTGAAGCATGCAGAGATCATTCAAAACTGGGCGCGTCGCGCAGAGGAGAAAATTGCGCGGCGTCTCTCGGAAATCGATCGCATGGTGGAAGAAAACCAATGGCGCGTATTGAACGCTTTCCGTGAGGAAGGCATCGCCGAACATCATTTGCACGATTCCACCGGATACGGTTACGATGATTTGGGACGTAACGCACTGGAATCGATATTTGCCAACGTGTTTGGGGCGGAGGCGGCACTCGTCCGCCCGCATATCGTTTCGGGCACGCATGCGATTGCCGCATGCTTATTTGGTGTGCTCCGGCCGGGTGACGAATTGTTGTACATCACTGGCGAACCGTACGATACACTGCATCAGGTGATCGGCAAAGAACGGGACGGTTCCGGTTCGTTGGCCGACTACGACATCCGTTACCGCTTTGTACCATTGTTACCGAGCGGCGAAGTGGATACGGAGGGTGTGCGGCGGGCGATTAACGATCAGACACGCATGATCGGTATCCAACGATCTCGCGGATATACGGATCGCCCCTCATTTACAGTGGGGCAAATTGCCGAGATGGTTCAGTTGGTCCGGTCCCTATCACCTGATGCTGTGATTTTTGTGGACAACTGTTACGGCGAGTTTGTGGAAACGATGGAGCCGACGCATGTCGGGGCAGACTTGATCGCCGGATCGCTCATCAAAAACCCGGGTGGCGGTCTGGCCAAATCAGGCGGTTACATTGCCGGGAAAAAAGTGTGGGTGGAACGTGCCGCCGCCCGACTAGTGGCACCGGGTATTCGTGCGGAAGGCGGTGCCACACATGGGTATTTGCGCGATTATTTCCAGGGGTTGTTTTTGGCTCCACATGTGGTGGGTGAAGCATTGAAAGGAGCGGTATTCGCGGCGGCCGTACTGGACGAGGCGGGCTTTTCGACGGACCCCGCATGGGATTCACCGCGGACGGACATCATTCAGCAGATCCGGTTCGGCCATCCAGAGGCGTTAATTGCGTTTTGCCGGGGTATCCAAGCAGCGTCTCCGATTGACGCGCATTTGCGCCCCGAACCGGCACCGATGCCTGGTTACGATGATCCGGTGATTATGGCTTCGGGCACGTTTGTTCAGGGGGCGAGTATCGAGTTGTCCGCCGACGGGCCGCTCCGGCCGCCTTATGTAGGGTTCATGCAGGGTGGCCTGACCTATGCCCATGTAAAAATCGGGATTTTGACGGCGTTGGATCGCATTTTGGATATCAGGAATGGAGGATAACATGGAAACAGTGGGACACGTGTTGGTTTGGGTGTTGATCGTTGCTTGTTTTCTGGTCGGCTTCGTCGGACTGTTCATTTCGGTGTTGCCGGAGACCTTGGCGGTGGTGGCCGGGTTTGTCCTGTATCATTTTCTAATTGATCCCCATGTACTGGGTTGGCCGTTTTGGACTGGTGTCATCGTCCTCACCGCTTTCAGCATGTTGATCGATTATATCGCGGGAGGGATTGCCGCTCGTAAATACGGAGCGTCCAAATGGGCGACCTGGGCGGCAATCATCGGAGCTGTGGTGTTTCCTATTCTGCTCGGGCCACTGGGACTGATCGGGCTGATCATCGGCCCATTTTTGGCGGTGGTGCTGGTCGAACTGCTCCAACGCAAACCGTTTGCCCAAGCGTTGCGTGCCGGATTCGGCACATGGGTGGGGATGATCAGCGGCATCTTCTTTAAAGGTTTGATCATGGTAGCGATGATCGTCTGGTTCCTGATCTTGGTGTTGTGAGGAGGCGAAAGACAGTACTTCCGGGGAGTGTGGAGACATGGCCAACATCAAACAGATCGCTGATATGGCCGGCGTGTCTGTGGCGACGGTATCGCGCGTATTGAACAACCGGCCATATGTGAGTAAGGAAAAGCGAAATGCCGTGATGAAAGCTGTCCGGGAGTTGAACTATAAACAAAACATTCACGCCATCCATCTCAAAACGGGGAAGACTCAAACAGTCGGTGTCATTCTCCCGTTTGTCAACCATCCCTACTTCGGGGCGATTTTGGAAGGGATTGCAAGTGAAGCGTTGAAGGCGAATCACCGCTTGATCGTGTGTCAAACCAACTATGATCCCGATGACGAAATCGGGCTGCTGGAATCGCTCAAAATGAAGCAGATGGACGGTGTCATTATTTGTTCCAAAGCTGCGGATTGGGAGCGCATCGAACCGTACGCGGTTCACGGGCCGATCGTAGCTTGTGAAGATACGGGCGATAGAGCCATCTCATCAGTATACATCGATCATTACGGCGGTTTTATGACGGGAATGCAGTATCTGATCGAGAAAGGGAACCGTCGCATCGGTTATTGTATCGGGCGCGGACATAGCTTCAACAGCCGAAACCGAAAACGGGCCTTTCGCGATGCGTTGGAACAAATTGGGGAGGTTCCCCGCCGGGAGTGGATGTTTGAGCAGTGTTTGACCATCGAAGACGGGGTACGGGTTGTCCATGATTTGTCCGAAATGGAGGAACGCCCTTCGGCATTGTTGGTTTCATGCGATCAGGTGGCCGCGGGGATCATCATGGAGGCCCGCCGTCGGGGATGGAGGATACCGGGAGATTTGGCGGTGATGGGATTTGATAACCATCCGATCGCACAAGTATTGGATTTGACCACGATCGAACACCCCGGACGCCGGATGGGGGAACACGCTTTTCGCCTGTTACTGTCCAGAATCGAGAAAGAACCATCGGAACCCGAGCGCGTCGAACTTCCCTACCGGTTGATCGAGCGAGGAACGGTATGAAGCGCCATCAAAAAAGCCGTTACCGAGTCGGATTACGTCCGGCTGGTAACGGCTTTTTTCTCTGAATGCTCCAATTGGGAAGAACATTGTATAGACAGGCTCAAAGTGAAACGAGATGCTCGTCAATTGAGCTCGCCAGTCGTTCACGCCGCTTGTTTTACTTCCTCCCAATATGCTTCCGCTTGTTTTTCATCGTACTGTTTCTCCCATTTGGACATCACAACGGCCGCCAGGGAATTGCCGCAGACGTTGACTGCCGTCCGGGCCATATCCATCAGTCGGTCGACACCAGCGATGAAGGCCAGCCCTTCTACCGGCAATCCCATCGCACCCAACGTAGCCAAGAGGACGACGAAGGAGACGCCCGGTACGCCTGCGATCCCTTTGGAGGTGACCATCAAGGTTAGGAGCAAGGTGATTTGTTCACTCAACGACAGGTGAATGCCGTACATCTGGGCGATGAAGATGGCGGCAATCGCCTGATACAACGTGGAGCCGTCCAAGTTGAATGAATATCCGGTCGGGATGACGAAGGATGTGATGGCCTTCGGACAACCAAATTTCTCCATTTTCTCCATCAGCTTCGGCAGTACCGTTTCCGAGCTGGCGGTGGAATAGGCCAAGATCAGCTCATCCTTCAGAATGCGGATGATCCGGAAAATGCTTGTGCCGGCGATTTTGGCCGTCACGCCCAGTACGACCAAAACGAAGAAAATCATCGATGCGTATACGAGCAACACCAATTTGCTCAGCGGTACCAACGAATCCACGCCGAATTTGGAAACGGTAACCCCGATCAAGGCAAACACGCCGAACGGAGCAAATTTCATCACCTGATTGGTCACGTAGAACATCGCTTCAGCAGTTCCCTGGAAGAACCTCAATACCGGTTTTCCTTTGTCTCCGATGGCTGCCACACCCAATCCGAACAAAACGGAAAAGAAAATGATGGACAGCATGTGGCCTTCCGCCAGGGAGGTAAACAGGTTTTCCGGCACGATGTTAACGAAGGTATCGACAAACCCGTGATCTTCCACTTCCTTGGTGGTGGTTACATATTTTTGGATGTCTTCCTTATGCAGCGATTTCATATCCACGCCTGCACCGGGTTGGAATACATTTGCAGCAAACAGCCCAATAATCAGCGCGACTGTGGTGATGATTTCGAAATACAAAAGTGTTTTTCCGCCTAATTTTCCTAATTTTTTCATGTCTCCGACACCGGCGACGCCAACGACCAGGCTGGAGATGACGATCGGGATCACGATCATTTTGATCAACCGAATGAAGATGTCACCGATCGGCTTCAGATATTGTTCGACGGCAGGGTTTCCATAAAAAACAGCGCCTACCGTAATACCCAAGATTAATCCGATCAAGATTTGCCACGCGAGCCCCAGTTTCCGTTTTGCCACATTCTCTCCCTCCCGTTTGTCGACATGATCCTCTCTTTTTACCGTGGGCAAAAAAATATTGCACACAATATAACATGTTAAATGAATTTTGGCTTTTGATCAAGCGAGGGGTTCTCCATCCCACTTCCATTCAGGGACCGGCATGTGATAATGTGGGATCACAAGGCAGGAGAACGCTCCGGACAAAAAGGGATCAGTTGATTTTATGTCATTTTTTCTAACACCCATTGACAAACGAAATTGACGCTAATACAATAGCAGTAAAGTCAGGCAAGAGAGGAGGCGCCCACATGCGAGATGAGATCCGTAGGAACATGCCTCTGTTTCCCATGGGCATCGTGACGAAATTGACGGAACTCACTCCGCGGCAGGTGCGCTACTACGAGCAACAAGGTTTGATCCGACCTGCTCGGACAAAAGGAAATCAACGCCTATTTTCCTTCAACGACGTTGATCGCCTGTTGCAGATCAAAAGCTTGATGGAAAAAGGTGTTAACGTGGCCGGCGTCAAGGAGGTATTGTTGAAACAGGAGACGGGATCGACACAGCTGTCCAAAGAGAAACGTCATCACGACATCACCGATGCCGAATTGCGTAAATTGCTGAAACGGCAACTGTCTGAGTTGCGTCCGGGTCAAGCGCATTTGATCCAAGGAGAACTTTCCCGGTTTTTCCACTGATGCGATCGAGCCATTTGGCTTACCATAAATCACAACAGACAAAGGAGCGTTCTCTATGCCTCGATTCACACGTGAAGACATTTTGAAATCTGTTGAAGAGAACAACGTCCAGTACATCCGGCTTCAGTTCACGGATCTGTTGGGCACGATTAAAAACGTGGAAATCCCGCGCAGTCAGCTGGAAAAAGCACTGGACAACAAAATGATGTTTGACGGTTCTTCGATTGAAGGATTTGTGCGGATTGAAGAATCTGACATGTATCTATATCCGGATCTGGACACGTGGGTGATCTATCCGTGGAGCTCGGGGTCTGAAGGGAAAGTAGCCGGACTCATTTGTGATGTTTATCTGCCGGATGGCAATCCGTTCCCGGGAGACCCGCGCGGCATCCTGAAAAAAGTGCTGAAAGAAGCCGAAGAAATGGGCTTCACTTCGTTCAACGTCGGCCCGGAACCGGAGTTCTTCCTCTTCAAAACTAACGAAAAAGGCGAACCGACGATGGACCTGAACGACAACGGCGGCTACTTTGACTTGGCACCCCTGGATCTGGGCGAAAACTGCCGTCGTGACATCGTCGTGACACTGGACAAAATGGGCTTCGAAGTGGAAGCTTCCCACCACGAAGTAGCACCCGGTCAGCATGAGATCGACTTCAAATACGCCAATGCGGTGCGTGCAGCCGACAATATCCAGATCTTCAAGCTGGTGGTGAAAAACATCGCCCGCCGTTACGGTCTGCACGCAACCTTCATGCCGAAACCGCTGTTCGGTGTGAACGGATCCGGAATGCACTGCCACCAATCCCTGTTCCGGGGCAGTGAGAACGCCTTTTACGATGAAAACGATGAGTTGGGTCTGAGCGAAACCGCGCGTCATTTCTTGGCCGGTATTTTGAAGCATGCCCGTGCCTTTGCGGCGATCACCAACCCGTTGGTCAACTCCTACAAACGGTTGGTACCGGGATATGAAGCGCCTTGCTACGTGGCTTGGTCTCCGAAAAACCGCAGTCCGTTGGTGCGCGTACCGGCTTCCCGCGGTCTGAGCACGCGGATCGAAGTGCGTAACCCGGACCCGTCTGCGAACCCGTATCTGGCATTGGCTGTCATGCTCAAAGCAGGTCTGGATGGCATTAAAAACAAACTGCCGCTGCCGCCGCAAACCGACCGCAACATCTACGTCATGGACGAAGAAGAGCGTCGGGATGCAGGTATCGAGTCCTTGCCGGCCACGCTGAAAGAAGCGTTGGAAGAGCTGAAAAAAGACCCGGTTATCTGCGAAGCGCTCGGCGAACATGCGCTGGCTCACTTCATCGAAGCCAAAGAGATCGAATGGGATATGTTCCGCACGCAAGTTCATCCTTGGGAGCGGGAACAATACCTGACCCTGTACTGATCCGACAAAAAAGACACCTCCTGTTTGTCACAGGGGGTGTCTTTTTTGATGAGATTCTCTAGACATCGGGAAGGAGTTCGATTAGGATTAAAAGTGTGACCATTTATTGATAATGATTTTCAAATTCATCATTATGGGTGCGGGGGGTTGACGCGCAATCCGCTGATGGCATTCAGCGTATTGGGCGTTTCCTCCTGGCTCGGATATGAGGATTCCCTGATTGATTGAGGAGGGTGTACACATGAACGAAACGCATTTTTGTGCCCGGGATCTGTCGTTGGCGTACGGAAAAAAGCGGATCATTGAAGCGCTTGACATCGACATCCCCATCGGTCAAATCACGGCGCTGATCGGTCGCAACGGTTCCGGTAAATCAACCCTGCTCAAGTCGATGGCCCGGCTCATCCAACCGCATGGAGGAGCTGTCTATCTCAATGGCAAAGCGATTCATGCGATGCCGACGCGGGAAGTATCCCGCCGCCTTGCCATCTTGCCGCAACATCCCCAATCGCCCGACGGGATGACGGTAGAGGGGCTGGTATGGCACGGACGATTTCCACACCAGTCAGTTTGGGGAGGTAAGCGCAAGGAAGACCGTCAAATCGTCCAATGGGCGATGGAGATGACGGGTGTGTCGGAGTGGGCTGACCGTCCCCTCTCCTCTCTATCCGGCGGTCAGCGGCAACGGGCGTGGATCGCTATGGCACTCGCGCAAAAAACACCACTGTTACTGTTGGACGAACCAACAACGTATCTTGATTTGGCTTATCAGATTGATGTGCTGGATCTACTGAAACGGTTGAATGAAACGGAAGGAATTTCCGTGGTGATGGTTTTACATGATATCAACCAAGCGGCCCGCTATGCGCATCAGCTCATCGCGCTTCGAGACGGTAAGGTGGTCGCACAGGGTACACCGTCATCTGTGATCACTCCGCAAACCCTTGAATCTGTCTTCGGTATTCAGGCCAAAGTGATTACCGACCCCGTAACTGGTCACCCGATGTGTATCCCCCTTTCTTCCGCATCCAAGGAGGTACAACAACCCGTGGCGCTGGGACAATAAAAGGGGGATTGTATGATGAAGCAGGTGGAATACTTTGGGGTGAGGGGGATGACACGTGATGAATGGATTTTCGGTGAGTGCATCGAGAACGGTGAAAACGCTATTGGTGCTGCCCAGTGATACCAATTCCTATGGCACCATTTTCGGGGGACAGGTATTGGCGTTGATCGATGAAGTGGCGGCTATTGCAGCGATGAGACATTGCAAACAACTGGTAGTGACTGCGTCGATCGACTCGGTGGATTTCTTAAGCCCGGCGCGTTTGGGAGACATTTTGACAGTGGAAGCGTTTGTAACCTGGACGGGAAACACTTCGATGGAAGTATATGCGGAAGTCATTTCCGAGAATCGGGCCGGGGAGAAGAATCTAACCACCACTTCTTTCGTCACCATGGTGGCGATCGACAAAGAAGGAAAACCCGTGGCGGTTCCACCCGTCATCCCAGAAACGGACAAGGAAAAGCGTCTTCACCAATCCGCAGTACAACGCAGGCAAGAGCGGGTAGAGCGGAAAAAGAGGCAGGCGGACTGGCGCTAGAGTATGTGTTTTTGCCGTTGCGAATGGTGCGTAGCGGTTTTTTTATAAGTGAAATATCATAAACAAGTTTGCTTCACAAACCGGATTTGCCCCAATCCATGGATGCTAGCCGTCATGACGGCAAGAAAATCGGGAGTTACAGGAAGTTTCCCGCTTCAACCGATCCGTATCCGGTTTCATTGACTGCGCTGATTTGATGGTTGTATAATGTACAAAGTCGATGAAATGATGGAGGTTGGCGAATGGTGTTAACCATGATTCGGGATATCGCCGCCCATGTTGGTAAAGAAGTAAAGTTGGGCGGATGGCTTTATAATAAGCGGTCCAGCGGTAAGATTCAGTTTCTGCAGATTCGTGACGGTTCCGGCTTTATCCAAGGTGTTTTGGTGAAGAGCCAAGTCTCCCCGGAAGTGTGGGAGAAAGCGAACCAATTGACACAGGAGAGTTCCTTGTATGTGCGGGGTACGGTTCGCCAAGACGACCGGGCTCCCAGCGGATACGAGTTGGACGTGACCGACATCGAGATCATCCAAGTGGCGGACGAATATCCGATCGCATTGAAGGAGCACGGAGTCGAATTTTTGATGGACCATCGCCATCTGTGGATTCGTTCTCCGCGACAACAAGCGATTCTGCGGATTCGTGCGGAAATCATCCACGCGATTCAGGACTATCTGAACCACAATGGGTTTACGTTGGTGGACCCGCCGGTCTTGACACCGTCTTCCTGCGAAGGAACGACTACGCTGTTCCATACCAAATATTTCGATGAAGATGCTTATTTGACGCAGAGTGGGCAGTTGTATATGGAAGCGGCCGCGATGGCGCTGGGACGGGTGTATTCATTTGGCCCGACGTTCCGTGCGGAAAAATCCAAAACGCGGCGTCACCTGATCGAGTTTTGGATGATCGAACCGGAAATGGCGTTTGTCGATCACGAAGGGAACATGAAGATCCAGGAGGAACTGGTTTCTCACGTGGTTCAGCACGTGCTGAATCATTGTCGCCGGGAACTGGAAACCATCGGCCGCGATATCGCGCCATTGGAAAAGGTGAAACCACCGTTCCCGAGGATTACTTACGATGAAGCGGTGGAATTATTGAAGAAAGAAGGATTTGAGTTTGAGTGGGGCGAAGATTTCGGAGCACCCCATGAAACCAAAATCGCCGAGAGTTTTGATCGGCCGGTGTTTATCACCCACTATCCCACGGAGATCAAAGCGTTTTACATGAAACCCGATCCCAATCGGCCGGAAGTAGTGCTGGGAGCGGACTTGATCGCACCGGAAGGATACGGGGAAATCATCGGAGGTAGTCAGCGGATCGACGATCCCCAACTGCTGGAACAGCGATTCCAAGAACACAACTTGCCGCGTGAGGCGTACCAATGGTACATGGACCTTCGTAAATATGGTACCGTCCCGCATTCCGGATTCGGTCTGGGATTGGAACGGACGGTAGCCTGGATTTGCGGTTTGGATCATGTTCGTGAAACGATTCCGTTCCCGCGGATGTTGAACCGATTGTACCCGTAATAACGAGAAATGGCGGTCTGTTGGGCCGCCATTTCGTTTCCCCGGCAGTAAGTTTATGAGAGGTGGAAGGAACATGGATCGAAAGCGGACGCCGCACGCCGCGCTCGTCCAAATGTTGCAGGAAGGGTCCATTTCTTTGCCAGTTGTGCTGTTCACCCAGTACAAACGGTTGGGCCTTTCCGAAGGGGAAGTGATGTTGCTCATTCACATCATGTTATATCAGGAAAAGGAAGGAAAGTCCTTCCCGACGGTGAGCGAGTTGGAAGAGCGGATGAGTGTGTCGGCGGACCAAGTCGTTCGGTGGCTCCAATCCCTGGTACGAGGTGGCTTTTTATCCATTGACGAAGAAGTGACGGAGAACGGAATTCGCAGTGAACGGTATTCCACCACGCCATTGTTACAACAATTAGCCGCCGCTTATTTGGAAGGCGAAGTTCCCGATATGACGGAGGAGGGAGAAGAAGACTCTTACGGACGACTGTTTCAAACGTTTGAACAAGAGTTCGGACGTCCTTTATCGCCGATGGAGTGCGAGACATTGTCCCATTGGATTGACCAAGATGGTTATTCCGCCGAGCTGATCTTGGCCGCTTTGCGGGAGGCGGTTTTCAGCAACAAATTGAATTTTCGTTATATTGACCGGATTTTGCTAGAGTGGCAGCGCAACTGTATTCGAACGCCTGAGGAAGCCGTCGAGTATGCCAAGAAGTTTCACCAAAAAGGTGTGCTGTACCAATCAACGCCTCACCAGAAAAAGGATGGGTTTTCGTTTTACAACTGGGTGAATCAGAATTAACCTTTACCTAGACAGGAGTCCTATGGCTTCTGTCTATTTTGTTTTGCATAGACGAGTGTTTACGTTACTTTTGCCCCTTCGGCATACACATATAGGGACAGGAGGGGAGAGGGATGACGCATGACGTAGGTATACTGGTAAGCCGATACATTCTTCGCGATTGCCTCTTGGGTAAGTGCCCTTATGAGTCTTTCGCCCTGTATGACCGGTTTGCCAGGCGCGAAGGGCTTCGGGCCGTATTTTTCTCTTTGGAGGATATTGCATTCGATGACTTGTCGGTGCGCGCCCATATCCGGAAAGGGCCGGGGTGCTATCAGGTTCGTCGAATTCCCCTGCCCACAGTGATCCATAATCGTGTGCGGCCCATTTTACGCGATGCCCAGCGACGTTTTTTTCGCTTGCGTGTTCTGCCTTACACTCAACTTTTCAATGCCAACAACCGGATGGATAAATGGCAAATGTACCGCTGTTTGAAAAACGATCCCGTATTGGTGCCACATTTACCGGAGACGGCATGGCTGTCTACGGAGACCACGATGTCGTTTTTGAAAAAGCACGGTTCCATCTATATCAAACCGACCAACAAAAGTTTGGCGATTGGTTTGTTACGATTGGACCCGCTGAAGCATGAGGAAAAATGGGTGGCGTCCACTCCTCGCCGGGACAGGGAGGTTGTGTATTCGCAACCTGAGCTGAAGGCGTATGTTCGCCGCCTCAGCCGGGAGGGGAAAATCATCGTACAGCAACCGATATTTCTCTCTCGCGTAGATGAGCGACCGGTTGATCTGCGGGTGGCCGTTCAACGTGATCGGCAAGGAAAGTGGCAAGTATCGGGGATCGTTGCACGTGTGGGCCCTTCGAACGGTATCTCAACCAATGTAGCGGTGGGTGGCCGGGCAGTACCGCTTTCGTCGGTTTCTTCTCAGTTCGGCGGGTCAACCGCGCTTCCCGAACTGAAAGAGCAGATTGAAAGGATCGTGTTACGGGCGGCGGAACGATTGTCGGAAAAGATGCCGGGACTAGCGGATCTCGGTTTCGATGTGGGCGTGGATCAAAAAGGTCATCTGTGGATCATCGAGGTGAATGGCCGCGATTTGCGCATCACCTTCCGCCAAGCTAAGGAATGGGAAGATTGGAAAGAAACATTTGCCAAACCTATGGAATACGCCGGCAGGCTGTTACGACAGCAGCCGCACGTACAACCGTCCAAACCGACGGTGGCGTGGTTGACATCCGGCTCCCTCCCAGTGACACCCGATGGAGGCGGGTCGGTGGAAACATGTGTACGCGAAATTTTGCCGCATTTGGCCGAGACGCATCAGGTATACCTGATCGGGAAAAGCGTCCGAACAGAACACGCATTGCATGTGGCTTGCCGTACCGATCAACCGCAACGTTATCTCAAGGAAGCGATCGGTCATCTCAGACGTTTACGACCACAAGTGATTCACATCGATAATCGTCCGGCATTTGTCCGGCAGGTTCGAGTAGCATGTCCACATACCCCGATCACATTGTATCTTCATTCGAAGACGTATGCGAAGCCGCCGATGATGGACAAAGATTCGTTACGGGAGAGTATCCGGTTGTCGGACCGGGTGATGACAAACAGCAATTTCATGGCCCACTGGTTGGACCGGCTATTTCCACGATTGGCAGATAAGGTGACGGTGGTGCCGCTGGGCGTCAATCTTGAGCGATTCCCCCCCATTGGTGACCCTGATGTGCTTCGACAACGCATTGAGCGCCGACAAGACATGGGTTTGGAAAACAAAAAGGTGATTTTATATGTCGGCAGGGTGATCGAACAAAAAGGTCTGGGATATTTGCTCCGCGCCTTACCAACTATTCGACAAAAACACCCGGATACCGCATTAGTGATCGTTGGCAGCAGCCGCTACGGCCGTCATGTGGAAACATCCTATGCAAAAGAAATTCAGAAACAGATCCACTCATTAAAAGAAGGGGTTCATTGGATTTCCCACGTCCCGCATACGGAAGTGCCCCGATATTATCAGATGGCCGATATATTGGTAACCCCGTCTATCGGACATGAAGCGTTTTGTTTGGTCAATGTGGAAGGGATGGCAACCGGTTTGCCTGTTGTGTCGGTGAAAACTGGCGGTATTCCAGAGGTAGTGGAAAACGGAGTATCCGGTGTTCTCGTCACCAAAGATTATCTGGCCAAACGTTTGGCCCGGGCTTGCATCGATTTGTTTGATCATCCGCAAAAGATGAAGGAATTGAGTCTGGCCGCCCGAAAGCGTGTAGAGACCCACTACCGATGGGAATTGGTGGCCGAGCGGTTCCGCGACGTTTACCAACAACTGATGCAAACGACCGTCAATGCAACCGGATGAGAGGGAAAACGGTTCGCCTAAAATCGCGATGGTAGACCATTTTGTCAGCAAGCCCAATTTACCCAAAATCCCCTTCAAGATGCGAAGGGGATTTTTTCGGCCGTCATTATGTCAGGAAAATTAACATTAATGTATTGATATCTGCCTCCATTCGTGATAATATACATAATCAAAGAAAAGATATGTAAGGAAAACTTACACAAGAGGTGGGGCGAACATGTCGGTGCCTTTGTTGTTGGATACAGTATGGGTGTTGTTGGCTGCTCTCTTGGTTATTTTCATGCAAGTCGGTTTTGCGCTGTTGGAGGCAGGTTCCGCTCATTTGAAACATGCGGGGCATATCGCCAGCAAACAGTTGATCAGCTTCGCCACGGCTTCATTGTTCTTCTGGGCTTTCGGCTATGCAGTGACATTCGGAGCTGGCAATGAGTGGTTTGGTACAAACGGTTGGTTTCTGGCACTGCCTGTTGAAAAAGGAAAGATCCCCGTGGAGGTTCTTTACCTGTTCCAGCTTTCTTTCGCTGCAGTGTCTCTCGCCATCGCATGGGGAGGATTTGCCGAGCGTGCCAAATTGATCGTGTATCTCTTGTTCGGCGCGCTTTATACCTCCATTATTTACCCGGTGGTTGGTCACTGGATATGGGGCGGCGGTTGGTTGAGTGCGCTCGGAGCACAAGATTTTGCGGGCTCGACAGTAGTGCACCTGCAAGGCGGGATAGCTGCACTGATCGCCACGCTGTTGCTCAAGCCGCGGATCGGCAAATACGGGCCGGACGGCAAACCCAAAACGATGCAGGGAAACAATCCCGTTTTGATCACAGCGGGTACCATGATCATCTGGCTGGGTTGGTTCGGTTTCAACGCGGGGAGTACGTTGGGGACGAAAGACGGATTTTTCGGATATGTGGCTCTGACGACCAATTTGGCGGCGGCTGCGGGGGTTTTGAGCGCTTGGCTCGCTGTCTACGCGATGACCAAAAAAGCCGATATTCCGTCTATCGCCAACGGTGCATTGGCGGCACTGGTGGCTATCACGGCGGCATGTGCGTTTGTTGAGCCATGGGCGGCCGTGGTGATTGGGGCCGTTGCGGGTGCGATGAGTGTCTGGACGGCGACTGTGATTGAGCGGATGGGAG
This region includes:
- a CDS encoding ABC transporter ATP-binding protein, coding for MNETHFCARDLSLAYGKKRIIEALDIDIPIGQITALIGRNGSGKSTLLKSMARLIQPHGGAVYLNGKAIHAMPTREVSRRLAILPQHPQSPDGMTVEGLVWHGRFPHQSVWGGKRKEDRQIVQWAMEMTGVSEWADRPLSSLSGGQRQRAWIAMALAQKTPLLLLDEPTTYLDLAYQIDVLDLLKRLNETEGISVVMVLHDINQAARYAHQLIALRDGKVVAQGTPSSVITPQTLESVFGIQAKVITDPVTGHPMCIPLSSASKEVQQPVALGQ
- the asnS gene encoding asparagine--tRNA ligase; the encoded protein is MVLTMIRDIAAHVGKEVKLGGWLYNKRSSGKIQFLQIRDGSGFIQGVLVKSQVSPEVWEKANQLTQESSLYVRGTVRQDDRAPSGYELDVTDIEIIQVADEYPIALKEHGVEFLMDHRHLWIRSPRQQAILRIRAEIIHAIQDYLNHNGFTLVDPPVLTPSSCEGTTTLFHTKYFDEDAYLTQSGQLYMEAAAMALGRVYSFGPTFRAEKSKTRRHLIEFWMIEPEMAFVDHEGNMKIQEELVSHVVQHVLNHCRRELETIGRDIAPLEKVKPPFPRITYDEAVELLKKEGFEFEWGEDFGAPHETKIAESFDRPVFITHYPTEIKAFYMKPDPNRPEVVLGADLIAPEGYGEIIGGSQRIDDPQLLEQRFQEHNLPREAYQWYMDLRKYGTVPHSGFGLGLERTVAWICGLDHVRETIPFPRMLNRLYP
- a CDS encoding DnaD domain-containing protein gives rise to the protein MDRKRTPHAALVQMLQEGSISLPVVLFTQYKRLGLSEGEVMLLIHIMLYQEKEGKSFPTVSELEERMSVSADQVVRWLQSLVRGGFLSIDEEVTENGIRSERYSTTPLLQQLAAAYLEGEVPDMTEEGEEDSYGRLFQTFEQEFGRPLSPMECETLSHWIDQDGYSAELILAALREAVFSNKLNFRYIDRILLEWQRNCIRTPEEAVEYAKKFHQKGVLYQSTPHQKKDGFSFYNWVNQN
- the glnA gene encoding type I glutamate--ammonia ligase, with product MPRFTREDILKSVEENNVQYIRLQFTDLLGTIKNVEIPRSQLEKALDNKMMFDGSSIEGFVRIEESDMYLYPDLDTWVIYPWSSGSEGKVAGLICDVYLPDGNPFPGDPRGILKKVLKEAEEMGFTSFNVGPEPEFFLFKTNEKGEPTMDLNDNGGYFDLAPLDLGENCRRDIVVTLDKMGFEVEASHHEVAPGQHEIDFKYANAVRAADNIQIFKLVVKNIARRYGLHATFMPKPLFGVNGSGMHCHQSLFRGSENAFYDENDELGLSETARHFLAGILKHARAFAAITNPLVNSYKRLVPGYEAPCYVAWSPKNRSPLVRVPASRGLSTRIEVRNPDPSANPYLALAVMLKAGLDGIKNKLPLPPQTDRNIYVMDEEERRDAGIESLPATLKEALEELKKDPVICEALGEHALAHFIEAKEIEWDMFRTQVHPWEREQYLTLY
- a CDS encoding acyl-CoA thioesterase; translation: MNGFSVSASRTVKTLLVLPSDTNSYGTIFGGQVLALIDEVAAIAAMRHCKQLVVTASIDSVDFLSPARLGDILTVEAFVTWTGNTSMEVYAEVISENRAGEKNLTTTSFVTMVAIDKEGKPVAVPPVIPETDKEKRLHQSAVQRRQERVERKKRQADWR